ATATCACAAAAATTTAATGACATTGACTACCTACAAGAGCGTTGTATTTTGTCATCTACTAACGATGAGGTTGATAAGATTAATCTGCATGTTCTTGATAAGTTGCCAGGCGAGATTCACGAGTTGTTAAGTGCTGATGCCATTTGTCCAAGTACGAATAACTTTGACGAAATTCAGGCTATGTATCCTACCGAGTTTCTTAACACTTTGCAATTTTCCGGTATTCCGAATCATGTACTAAAGTTAAAGGTTGGTGCACCAATCATCTTACTACGTAACTTGAATTTGAAAAAAGGATTGTGTAATGGTACTCGGTTGGTGGTTAGTCAAATAAGTCGTCGTGTTATCGAGGCAATTATTATTACGGGTACGCATGTTGGAGAAAAAGCTTTTATTGGAAGAATCGATATGACTCCAACCGAAACATGTTGGCCTTTTCATCTTAGGAGAAGGCAGTTTCCTTTTAAACTTTGCTTTGCCATGACTATCAATAAAAGTCAAGGGCAGACATTTAATCATGTTTGTGCTTACTTGGTAAAACCTGTATTTACACATGGCCAACTTTATGTTGTTGCCTCCCGTGTTACATCTCGTGATGGACTGCGCTTTTATATTGACAATAATGGCAAGTGCGCTAACAATCTAACAAGGAATGTTGTGTATAAAGAAGTATTTTACAACTTACCTCTCATGTCAAGAGATGAGTCGGTGTGAGCAATTTTTTGAATATTGATCTTCATTGAAAACACAGAATTCCTAATACTTACATTTCGAAAAAGGTACCAAATTCCGTTCCTTTTTGTGGACATTTATTATTCAATGCTTTGCATAATGCGCTATTCCAAATGCTGTAACATATTGTGTTGTGTGCTAAATTTATATGTTTACAAAAATTCTTTATCTTGTATTAGATGTGCTAAGTTGTTATAATTATAAACTTATCAACGCCATTTGTTGTTCTCATATGTTTAGGTTCACATCGTCTACACATGGGCTATCGTTACATTTCAGAGTTGATGCCTGATGTTACTGACAGGTGGCAAGTCACTGTAATGGTCTCACGTTCTTGGACATCGTACAATCCTAAAACAAATCGCATTTTGTCATTTGATCTCATTCTTTCAGATGAGCGTGTAAGTGAGCATTTTCATTGTCTCGCAAATACTTCAAAACAATTTCTTTTTAGATAATGTAAGCTGTTTTCTTTCAGGATTGTTCAATTCATGCAAGAATTCCTTATCATCTGATGCATCTTTTTAGTAACCGTTTGGATGAGGGTTGTGTATATCGGTTGCATCGATTTGTTGTTAAAGCATATAATACGGGGTATCGGCCATTGAGACGGGATTGCTATGTTGAGTTTACAAGAAATACATCGATTAGTCCTTCCATGGTGCAGCCGTGTTCATTTAGACGTTATATTTTTGAGCTGACTCCATTCAATGTCCTTAGATCACGTGCTTACAACGACACATATCTAACAGGTAATTTACTTTGTTTTTTCTTTACTTTACATAGTTATATCTAAATATTCTTTATAAGCAGATGTGATCGGTGTTCTCCGTGAGTGGGGTTATGTTGACAATGGGTTGGAAGATGTGCAATCATGTAACCGGGAAGTACGACAAATCGTTCTATGTGATGAATTGTAAGTTCTTTACACATTTATTCATGTACGTACCACTAATGTATCATTTCTCATTTTCTCCCTGGTtatgttttaataatatatagTGGCAAGGATCTCACCGTCTCTTTATGGGGCAAACTCGCACTTAAGTATCGTGACGAGGATATGAGGCGTCATGCCGCTAATACAATTGTCATCGTTTTGACCTCTTGCAAGGTTAGATTGTTTGAAGGTATGTTTATCTAACAAAATAAAATACGTTTATATAGTTTTTTCTTATATGTATACTTCATGTACGTATGTTTGTTATTCTACTAGGTGCTCCATGCTTGACGTCAACGGTCTCTTCTCATTTATATATTAATCTGCCACTTCCAATTTGTGACGTCTTCAAGAATATGTATAGTCTTCATTACCTTAATGCTCATTTATGACTCAAAAACTAATTATGTCTAACCCAACTTACATGATGCCTTTTTAGGTTGCCGGTGCCTGTTTTGTTCAAATCAAACGTACAAATGAAAAAAGACTTTCATGTCAATAGTGTTTTTGATGTTTATCGCTACTTACGTGAAGAGGAGGTTCCTGAGGTATTGTTTTTGTAACTATATATTCAAATAATTGTTATTGTATttcatttctttgattttttaattgtttttattgtaGGGCACAATGTATAATATCGCTGCAACAATAGTTGATATTGATTTTACGGATGACTGGAAGTATATTAGATGTTCTACGTGTCGTAAGAAGACCCAATTCGTTGATGCTGCTTATTATTGTCCAGCATGTAAAAAAGATGTTGCCAACCCACGCCAGGCGTAATTTTCTATACTTTACTCTCCTAATTTTTTTATATTACGAACATTCTAACAATGATGTTTGCACAGTTACAAATTGGTTGTTCGTGTGCTTGATAATGGTGTTGAGATGACATGTGTTCTGTTCGACGATGTTGCTGTAGCTCTTCTTGACATAACCGCAGAAGAGTTGGTTGTTAGGAGTTTATCAGAGGTTAACTATTaagatttatttcaaacatttgattatatatgcatatatgtatatctaagtatatgtgtatgtgtgtatattatatatgtgtgttcttgtgttattTATTTTGTGTGTGCGCTTTCTTGCATACTAATATTAATACTGACATAGTAATATTTATGTGTTTTGTATAGGGTGTTGATGATCCTTTTTGGGCTCAGTATTATTTGCTTGACACTTTATGTGCGAGAAGTGTCATTTTTAGGATTAAGGTCGATAGATATAATGTGCCACCTCATTGTTCTCAACGCTTTACAGCGTCAAAATACATTGGAGAGAATGTGACATCGGTAGCTGAAGATAATATTACATCTACTATTGGTACAAGTACACATCCTACAGAAGAGACTACCGAAGATATTGAAGCTGACGACGCTGCGTTTATATCAAGGATCACAACTGATGAGTGGGAAATGGCAGAGGAAGCGTTATGGGGACCACGGGTTTCATCAGTTTCAACTATTACGACGATATCATCGGTATATTTTGTTAAGTTTTGCCAACAGCtatattattgatttttttttcattctaATGTTTTTGTGATAAGTGCAGGCTATTGTGTCTACCGACGATGA
This is a stretch of genomic DNA from Helianthus annuus cultivar XRQ/B chromosome 16, HanXRQr2.0-SUNRISE, whole genome shotgun sequence. It encodes these proteins:
- the LOC110919869 gene encoding replication protein A 70 kDa DNA-binding subunit D-like; protein product: MGYRYISELMPDVTDRWQVTVMVSRSWTSYNPKTNRILSFDLILSDERDCSIHARIPYHLMHLFSNRLDEGCVYRLHRFVVKAYNTGYRPLRRDCYVEFTRNTSISPSMVQPCSFRRYIFELTPFNVLRSRAYNDTYLTDVIGVLREWGYVDNGLEDVQSCNREVRQIVLCDEFGKDLTVSLWGKLALKYRDEDMRRHAANTIVIVLTSCKVRLFEGAPCLTSTVSSHLYINLPLPICDVFKNMLPVPVLFKSNVQMKKDFHVNSVFDVYRYLREEEVPEGTMYNIAATIVDIDFTDDWKYIRCSTCRKKTQFVDAAYYCPACKKDVANPRQAYKLVVRVLDNGVEMTCVLFDDVAVALLDITAEELVVRSLSEGVDDPFWAQYYLLDTLCARSVIFRIKVDRYNVPPHCSQRFTASKYIGENVTSVAEDNITSTIGTSTHPTEETTEDIEADDAAFISRITTDEWEMAEEALWGPRVSSVSTITTISSAIVSTDDELNSATSTRDVNTDDASIPTTSTNERVAADSHERLRPRKSLRKPKKFTS